AGGACTCCTTTCGTTTGGCACGCTCTGCCTTTGCCTTGATTTCGGCGCTGACTAATTTCTCGACGGATTTGGGCATCGGCCAGCCTGCGCGGTGGGCATTGGCGGTCAGGCTTGTCCACGTGTGGTAGATGAGGCCGAAGGTGACGCCGTAGAATAAGAAGCCTGGGGTGCCCATGACGCGGTCTAGGAGATTGGCTACGGCTGGTAGGGCCATGAGGAATAAGGTGCGGGGGATTCGGGACAGGCCGTAGTCGGAGGAGTAGGATTGGTCTTTTTTGGCGGCGGAGATGCCGGTGATCCAGTCGAGGGCGATTAGGAAGAAGAGGACGATGAGGATGTCTTGGCGGTTGGTGCCGTATAGATAATGAAAGGCGGG
The window above is part of the Brevibacillus brevis NBRC 100599 genome. Proteins encoded here:
- a CDS encoding phage holin family protein — encoded protein: MKPLHSLDTIATPANAWATTAGAIVSPAFHYLYGTNRQDILIVLFFLIALDWITGISAAKKDQSYSSDYGLSRIPRTLFLMALPAVANLLDRVMGTPGFLFYGVTFGLIYHTWTSLTANAHRAGWPMPKSVEKLVSAEIKAKAERAKRKES